A stretch of Onychomys torridus chromosome 2, mOncTor1.1, whole genome shotgun sequence DNA encodes these proteins:
- the Topors gene encoding E3 ubiquitin-protein ligase Topors, whose product MGSQPPPPGSPLSREEGEAPPVAPPAEEGRRRSRRVRLRGSCRHRPSVLARRELASSGPAGPATASSEIMASAAKEFRMDNFSPKAGTSKLQQTVPADASPDSKCPICLDRFDNVSYLDRCLHKFCFRCVQEWSKNKAECPLCKQPFDSIFHSVRAEDDFKEYVLRPSYNDSFPAPEVRRFRYRTTMTRERSASLYSTSSTVNRRTTTPPDSGVLFEGLSVSARPRDVEIPQFMRQMALRGPTTADERSLRKIQEQDIINFRRTLYRAGVRVRSIEDGGRYRDISAEFFRRNPACLHRLVPWLKRELTVLFGAHGSLVNIVQHIIMSNVTRYDLESQAFVSDLRPFLLNRTEHFIHEFISFARSPFNMAAFDQHANYDCPPSSEEGSHSDSSVITISPDEAETQELDMNASTVRQAPWDDETPGPSYSSSEQVHVGMSSLLNSSDSSDEELVPTGATSQIQGVQTNDDLNNDSDSSSDNCVIVGFVKPLAERTPELVELSSDSEELGSYEKVETVKTQEQEQSYSSGDSDASRCSSPCSVLGKDEQVSKSHCGGGGGGGGGDDDDDDDDTRIKSKKEEKRSTSLSTPRDSSSTRGDRGYSPYNHRHRMTGRSRSSDSRSQSRSGHDQRNHRKHHGKKRMKTKRSRSRESSGRPRARRDKKRSRTRDSSWSRKSQTLSVSSGSSSRSRSRSSDHGKRRSRSRNRDRYYLRNNYGSKYKWEYTYYSRNKDRDGYESSYRKRTLSRAHYSRQSSSPEFRIQSFSERTNARKKNHSERKYYYYERRRSRSLSSNRSRTTSTGPDRVRNEKPGGKRKYKTRHLEGTNEVAQPSRDCASKGKDSHYQKSSKLDGNYKNESDSFSDSRSSDRETKHKKRKRRTRSLSVEIVYEGKTADTTKHHKKKKKKHKKKHKKHHGDNNTSRSPVVITIDSDSDKDAEVKAGVECSTSNPPQPMHNELLTPSLEAFETKDVVTIEDEPSVLDKECDVTALTDDLTTSLIVDNSVPQPDSVEQTLDVREESTFASDLESQPSNGSIQIEPSRPLPSPRTSLLSVSFGRDCDTS is encoded by the coding sequence ATAATGGCCTCAGCTGCTAAAGAATTTAGAATGGACAACTTTTCACCTAAAGCTGGTACTAGCAAATTGCAGCAGACAGTACCGGCTGACGCATCTCCTGATTCTAAGTGTCCTATATGCTTGGACAGATTTGATAATGTGTCTTACTTAGATCGCTGCCTGCATAAGTTCTGTTTTCGCTGTGTGCAAGAGTGGTCAAAAAACAAAGCTGAATGTCCACTATGTAAACAGCCCTTTGATTCTATTTTCCATTCTGTGAGGGCCGAAGATGACTTCAAGGAATATGTCCTAAGGCCTTCATATAATGATTCTTTTCCTGCTCCTGAGGTTCGAAGATTTCGCTACCGGACAACTATGACAAGAGAACGGAGTGCTTCTCTTTACTCAACTAGTAGTACCGTAAATAGAAGAACAACTACCCCACCAGACAGTGGAGTACTGTTTGAAGGGTTAAGCGTTTCAGCAAGACCTAGAGATGTTGAAATTCCTCAGTTTATGAGACAAATGGCATTAAGAGGGCCAACTACTGCAGATGAAAGATCTTTGCGGAAAATTCAGGAACAAGATATTATTAATTTTAGGCGAACTCTTTATCGTGCTGGTGTTCGAGTTAGAAGCATTGAAGACGGTGGCCGCTACAGGGATATTTCAGCTGAGTTCTTCCGTAGAAATCCAGCTTGCCTTCATAGATTAGTCCCTTGGTTAAAACGTGAGCTTACGGTTCTTTTTGGAGCCCATGGATCTTTAGTCAATATTGTCCAGCACATCATTATGAGTAATGTTACTCGCTATGATTTGGAGAGTCAGGCATTTGTGTCTGACTTAAGACCATTTTTGCTTAATAGAACTGAGCATTTTATACATGAATTTATCAGTTTTGCTCGATCTCCCTTCAACATGGCAGCTTTTGATCAGCATGCTAATTATGATTGCCCTCCTTCATCTGAAGAAGGCAGCCATTCTGATTCTTCAGTCATAACAATATCACCAGATGAGGCTGAGACTCAAGAGCTGGATATGAATGCATCCACTGTTAGGCAGGCACCATGGGATGACGAAACTCCCGGGCCATCTTACTCAAGTTCTGAGCAAGTGCATGTTGGTATGTCTTCCCTTTTAAATTCTTCGGACAGTTCAGATGAAGAACTTGTCCCCACGGGGGCCACCTCTCAGATACAGGGAGTGCAGACCAATGACGATCTAAATAATGACAGTGATTCATCGTCAGATAATTGTGTCATTGTTGGGTTTGTTAAGCCACTAGCTGAAAGGACCCCAGAACTTGTTGAACTGTCTTCTGATTCTGAGGAGTTGGGCTCTTATGAGAAGGTGGAAACGGTGAAGACACAAGAACAAGAGCAGTCTTACAGTTCTGGTGATTCTGATGCTAGTCGATGTTCATCTCCATGTTCTGTTCTTGGAAAGGATGAGCAAGTGAGTAAAAGccattgtggtggtggtggtggtggtggtggtggtgatgacgatgatgatgatgatgatacaagaataaaatcaaagaaagaagagaaacgaTCTACATCACTGTCAACTCCCAGAGACAGTTCATCTacaagaggagacagaggataTTCCCCATATAACCATCGACACAGGATGACAGGAAGATCAAGAAGTTCAGATTCACGTTCCCAGAGTAGAAGTGGGCATGATCAGAGGAATCATAGGAAGCATCatgggaagaaaagaatgaagactAAACGATCCAGAAGTAGGGAGAGTAGTGGCAGACCTAGAGCAAGGAGGGACAAAAAGAGGTCAAGAACTAGAGATAGCAGCTGGTCAAGGAAAAGCCAGACACTGTCTGTGAGTAGTGGAAGCAGCAGCAGGTCAAGGTCTCGTAGCAGTGACCATGGCAAAAGAAGATCACGAAGCAGAAATCGAGATCGCTAttacttaagaaataattatgGGAGCAAATATAAGTGGGAATACACTTACTATAGCAGAAACAAGGACAGGGATGGTTATGAATCATCATATAGGAAGAGGACTCTTTCAAGAGCCCATTATTCTAGACAGTCTTCAAGTCCAGAATTCAGAATTCAGTCTTTTTCTGAAAGAACAAATGCTCGGAAAAAGAATCACAGTGAAAGGAAATACTACTACTATGAAAGGCGCAGATCAAGAAGCCTGTCTAGTAATAGGTCACGGACTACGTCAACTGGGCCTGACCGGGTGCGAAACGAAAAGCCTGGAGGGAAACGGAAGTACAAAACCCGGCATTTGGAAGGTACTAACGAAGTGGCTCAACCATCTCGTGATTGTGCTTCCAAAGGGAAGGACAGTCATTACCAAAAATCATCAAAACTGGATGGAAATTACAAAAATGAGAGCGATAGCTTTTCAGATAGCCGATCATCAGACCGAGAGACAAAAcacaagaagaggaaaaggaggacgCGAAGCCTAAGTGTAGAGATAGTTTATGAAGGAAAAACTGCTGACACAACTAAacaccataaaaagaaaaagaagaaacataagaagaagcacaagaaacaccACGGAGATAATAATACTTCACGTTCCCCAGTTGTCATAACCATCGACAGTGACAGCGACAAGGACGCGGAAGTAAAGGCGGGTGTGGAATGTAGCACTAGTAATCCTCCACAGCCTATGCACAATGAGCTTTTGACTCCTTCCTTGGAAGCATTTGAAACGAAAGATGTTGTCACCATAGAAGATGAGCCTTCTGTCTTGGACAAGGAATGTGATGTTACTGCACTTACTGATGACTTGACTACCAGCCTGATTGTGGATAATAGTGTACCACAGCCAGACTCGGTTGAACAAACTCTTGATGTAAGAGAAGAAAGCACCTTTGCCTCAGATTTGGAGAGCCAGCCCAGTAATGGATCTATTCAGATTGAGCCATCAAGACCATTGCCCTCTCCACGGACCTCATTATTGTCAGTGTCTTTTGGTAGAGACTGTGATACGTCTTAA